The proteins below are encoded in one region of Thermothelomyces thermophilus ATCC 42464 chromosome 1, complete sequence:
- a CDS encoding glycoside hydrolase family 76 protein (CAZy_ID 268010): MHCLRGLLTKGLLATAPLSEAYTLDLGSKESLTTIARSMVEDMMSFYPGNRPGGVPGLLPKPYYWWEGGTLMGSLIDYWYYTGDTRWNGVAQDGLLFQTGPNNDYMPPNQTMTEGNDDQGFWGMAVMSAAELNFDDPPHGRPQWLALAQAVFNTQAARWEERDCGGGLRWQIFPWNNGYDYKNSISQACFFNIAARLALYTGNQSYADWADRVWDWMATTKLLNPETYHIYDGVHVENCSRITPYQWTYNAGAMLLGAAALYNHSASAARRETWRERVDGLLNGSLIFFTGENGDIMTEVACEPVDLCDLDQQSFKAYLSRWMAATIKWAPWTNRRVKPLLASSAAAAVATCTGGDNGRMCGLKWNTRRWDGTTGVGQQMAAMEVVLANAIEHSRPPVTDRNGGTSVGDPGAGSADVGRKTPEEYSSVSTAEKTGAYILTVLFVIGVIAGSLFALDDEYNRSSVPERLARLRAVVVSGVRSWSCSVLSLFWQRGGRGQAKGKWVGRSESNEQQ, translated from the exons ATGCATTGCTTGCGAGGACTGTTGACGAAGGGTTTGCTGGCTACTGCACCGCTCAGCGAAGCCTACACACTTGACCTAGGCTCGAAAG AGTCCCTGACCACGATCGCGAGGTCCATGGTAGAGGACATGATGTCATTCTACCCGGGGAACCGCCCCGGAGGTGTCCCCGGTCTATTACCAAAACCGTATTATT GGTGGGAAGGGGGCACTCTGATGGGCTCGCTGATTGACTACTG GTACTACACAGGCGACACGCGATGGAACGGCGTTGCTCAAGATGGACTGCTCTTCCAAACCGGACCAAACAACGATTACATGCCGCCGAACCAGACCATGACCGAGGGCAACGACGACCAGGGGTTCTGGGGCATGGCCGTCATGTCGGCCGCGGAGCTCAACTTCGATGATCCGCCGCACGGCAGACCGCAATGGTTGGCGCTCGCCCAGGCCGTCTTCAACACTCAGGCCGCTCGATGGGAGGAACGGGATTGCGGAGGCGGCTTGCGGTGGCAGATCTTCCCCTGGAACAACGGGTACGACTATAAGAACTCCATCTCCCAGGCCTGCTTCTTCAACATCGCCGCCCGTCTCGCTCTGTACACTGGCAACCAGTCGTACGCGGACTGGGCCGACCGGGTCTGGGATTGGATGGCGACCACGAAGCTCCTTAACCCGGAAACATACCACATCTACGACGGCGTTCACGTCGAGAACTGCTCCAGGATTACCCCTTACCAGTGGACCTACAACGCCGGCGCGATGCTGCTGGGCGCGGCGGCGCTCTACAACCACAGCGCGAGCGCCGCCCGGCGCGAGACGTGGCGCGAGCGAGTCGACGGCCTGCTGAACGGCTCCCTCATCTTCTTCACGGGCGAGAACGGCGACATCATGACCGAGGTCGCGTGCGAGCCCGTAGACCTCTGCGACCTCGACCAGCAGAGCTTCAAGGCGTACCTCTCGCGCTGGATGGCGGCCACCATCAAGTGGGCGCCCTGGACGAACCGCCGCGTCAAGCCCCTGCTGGCCTcgtccgctgccgccgccgtggcaACCTGCACCGGCGGCGACAACGGGCGCATGTGCGGTCTTAAATGGAACACGCGCCGGTGGGACGGCACCACAGGGGTCGGGCAGCAGATGGCCGCCATGGAGGTCGTCTTGGCAAACGCGATCGAGCACTCGCGGCCGCCCGTGACGGACCGGAACGGCGGCACGAGCGTCGGCGACCCGGGGGCGGGCAGCGCGGACGTCGGCCGCAAGACGCCGGAGGAGTACTCCTCGGTCTCGACTGCGGAGAAGACCGGGGCGTACATCCTTACCGTGCTGTTCGTGATCGGCGTGATCGCCGGGAGCCTGTTTGCCTTGGATGACGAGTACAACCGCTCGTCCGTGCCGGAACGGCTTGCGCGGCTCCGCGCGGTGGTGGTCAGCGGTGTCCGCAGCTGGAGCTGCAGTGTCCTTTCGCTCTTTTGGCAAcggggcggccgcggccaagCGAAGGGAAAGTGGGTAGGCCGGTCCGAGAGCAACGAGCAACAGTAA